In a single window of the Candidatus Binatia bacterium genome:
- a CDS encoding isoprenylcysteine carboxylmethyltransferase family protein: MEESPAYGLWSLVVINSLVFIIFAFSFTKPRTERDWRSFGAFSAFIVALFVEMYGFPLTIYLLSGWLVSRYPGVDFFSHDAGHLWNTIFGWKINPHFDPLHILSNVLIFGGFILLSASWKVLYEAQQANKLATAGPYAYMRHPQYAGFIVIMLGFLFQWPTLVTLIMFPILVTMYVRLARREEREVLAEFGERYGRYMASTPSFFPRLMKPAQNHA; the protein is encoded by the coding sequence ATGGAAGAATCACCCGCATACGGTTTGTGGTCTTTGGTCGTGATCAACTCGCTCGTCTTCATCATCTTCGCTTTCAGCTTCACGAAGCCCCGCACGGAGCGGGATTGGCGCTCGTTCGGCGCCTTCTCGGCGTTCATCGTCGCTCTGTTCGTCGAGATGTACGGCTTCCCGCTGACGATCTATCTCCTGTCCGGCTGGCTCGTCAGCCGCTATCCGGGCGTGGATTTTTTCTCGCACGACGCCGGTCATCTGTGGAACACGATTTTCGGCTGGAAAATCAATCCGCATTTCGATCCACTCCACATCTTGAGCAACGTTCTTATTTTCGGCGGCTTCATCCTGCTGTCGGCCTCGTGGAAGGTGCTGTACGAAGCGCAGCAGGCGAACAAATTAGCAACCGCCGGGCCATACGCTTACATGCGCCACCCGCAGTACGCCGGCTTTATTGTCATCATGCTCGGATTTCTTTTCCAATGGCCGACGCTGGTTACGTTGATAATGTTCCCGATCTTAGTGACGATGTACGTTCGTCTTGCCCGCAGAGAAGAGCGTGAAGTCCTTGCTGAGTTCGGTGAGCGATACGGACGGTACATGGCCTCCACACCGTCCTTTTTTCCGCGTTTGATGAAACCCGCGCAAAATCACGCGTAA